The segment GCCACGATCTCGCCGTCGTCGACGCGGACGTCCACTCGCTCGCCGTCCGCGAGCGTCGCGTTCCGAAAGAGCATACGCGACGGGTCTCGGCGCGGTTCCCTGAAGGCTCCGGTCCCAGCCGCGAATCAGCGTCGGTGTAGCTAGAGGTCGGTGGCGTCGACGACCTCGCGCTCGCGGTCGCCGACGAGCGCGTCCTCGAGCGCCTCGCGGACCACTCGGGGGTCGCTGGGACCGCCCGTGCGGGCGACGCTCCCGACGGAGTCCGGGTCGAATGGCACGTCGAGCGCATGGTAGACGGCGTCGAGGACGCCGGCGAGTTCGGCGTGGTTCGCGACGACGAGGACGCCGCTCGTGATGGCCGCGCCCGACGTGACGCGCTGGGCGAGGCCGGCGAGCTTGCCGCCGGACGGCGCCCGGAGGGAGTGCTGGCCGGGGCAGAACGAGTCGGCTGGTTCGCCGCGCTCCGCGTCGACGCCGAGGGATTCGAGCGCGCGCTCGACGTCGGTCGTGAGCGCCTCGTAGCGCTCGTCGAGGCCGCCGCGGACGCCGTCGACGGGCGTGAAGCGAGCGAACGCGAGCGTGGTCTCGCCGTCGTACGCGACCGCGCGGCCGCCGACGGACCGCTCGACCGGTTCGTACCCGCGGTCGCTGGCGGCGGCCGCGGCGGCGTCGTAGCCGTCGCTACGCGTGTCGCGACGGCCGAACGCGACGATGCGGTGGGGCGTCCACACCCGGACCGCCGGCTGCTTCGTGTCGGCGACGCGGTCCCGGAGCGTGCGCGTCGCCGCACCGTCCGCGTCCGGGTCGGGCATGCGGCCGCGGACGACGAGCGCGCGGTGTTCCGCTGGCATACCCCAGCAATCGGACCGCGGCGGTTTAGGCGCACCGTCCCCAACGCGCTGGCAGATGGCAAACGAGCAGGCAGCCGCGACGGGGATGTCGGTGACCGACGGCGTCGTGACGCTCCCCGCAACCGTGCTGGAGCGCTATCGGCGGTACACGGCGTACAACTCGCCGTACGTCGCGCACGACCGCGGGTGCGCGATCGACCTGTATCCGGAGGGCGATGCTGCCCCGAGTCCCGTCGCCGGCGAAGTGATCGCGACCGAGACCGTGCGCGCGCCCCCGAAGCCGTACGCGCCCGCGGAAGACCACCTCGTCGTCGTCGACTGCGGCCCCGTCGTCGCCCGCATCATGCACGTCGACCCGAGCGTCGAGGTCGGAGATAGCGTCGAGGTCGGTCAGGACCTCGGCGACCTCGTCCGCGCCGGGTTCTTCGCACGCTGGGTCCCCAATCACCTCCACGTCGGCTTCCGACGGCACGACCAGAACCACCTCCGGGCGGGCGGGTCACTCCCGCTCGACCTCGGCGTCGACCCGACGCCCGTCGACTGGGACGGCACCGGGACCGTCGTCGACGCCGCCGACACGTACGCCGTCCTCGACGCCCCCGAGGTGCCCGACGACGGCTTCTGCGGACTCGCCGCCACCGTCGACGGCCAGCGGGTCGTGCTCGACGGCGGGTTCCAGCACTACGACGCCGGCGGGCTGCACGCGGACGCGACCGGCCCAGTCTCGCTGCTCGGCGAGACCGTCGGCGACGCTCGCAAGAGCCCCGGCAGTGCGAACGACGTCGCCTGGCGTCCCGTCACCGTCCGCGCGAACGACCGCCCCGTCCACGGCATCTCCCTGTTCTGCGGACAGCGCGGCGACTACGCCGTCAAGATCGTCGGCGACGACCACGGCCTCGAAGCCGGCGACCGCGTCGAGGTGACGCTCGACCCTGCACCCCGCGAATGAGCAGCCGTCGCTCCGAAGCAGCCAGAGAACCGCCTCGAAGGTTCGTTCTCGCCCTTCCATCACCGTCGGGTGCCTGCGTCCGTCGGTTTGGCTGAAATAGCGATTTGGGGCTCCTCAAGACGTTTATGACTCCCTGCGAAACGGATTGCATAGAGAACGTTCGATATGAATCGACGACGTTTCCTGGCGGGTACCGGAGTCGGCCTGACGGGTTCGTTGGCTGGCTGTGTCTCACGAATGGACGATCGAGCGGGCTCTGAGGGGACAGATAGTCTCGGGATCCGGTTCTGGCTCGAAGAGGTATCACTCACCCAGTCCGAACGCGAGCAGGTGACCTCGATCGCGTTCGATGACCTGTCCAGTGACCAACGAGAGATCGTACGGACCGTGTTCGAAGAAGGCGAATACACGACAGCACACGAGTCGGCATCTCCGGCACTCGAGGCCCTTCGAGACCGCATCGAACAGCGAACGGGCAATGGGGAGACTCTGGAAGCGTACCTCAGACGGAAGGACACCTACTACCGGGTCGGGTTCGCTGACGGTGACCACATCATCGCTCACCCCGATCACTGAGACCGGCACCGCGTTCCCGATTTGGCCATACTGGATATGCGCCAGCTATTCAGCAGACGGAGTCTGAGAGAACGTGCACGAGTGAGTCGAACCGTCGAGACGTCGTCCGCTGCATCTATCGGCTCGACCCCTTCGATGACCCCGAGATTCAGGCGTTGGCGCCGCGCTATTCGTCGTCCGCGCTGCTGTCTTCGCTATCGCTCTCGTCGTCGTCCACTTCGTCCGCTTCGTCGGCGTCCTCGGGGTCGAGGTTCCCGAACGCGTCGAGGATGACCTGCTTCGTGGTCGCGCCGCGGGTCGTCCAGTGGTGCGCGTAGTCGAGCATGTCCTCGTAGATGTCGGGCTTGCAGCCGGCGGCTTTCGGGTGCCCGCCGCCGTTGACCTGTGCCGCGACTTCGTGGCAACGCTGGAATTCGTCGGTGCCGCGGATGGATGCGGAGCCCGCGGGCTTGACGACGACGCTCGCGTCCGCGCCTTGCTCGCGGAACGCCTCAGCGACCTCGTTCTGCGAGCACCGGCCGTACGTCACGCCCACCGTCACGCCGTCGACTTCCTTGATCTCGCCGCGGTCCACGGCCTTCTCGATGAGCGCGTCCTTCTCCACGCGGCGCTCCGCGAGCAGTTCCTTCGCGTCGGCCGGCAGTTCCGCGCCGTGCTCGGCGACGATCTCGATGTACTCCTCGGGCTCCAGCCAGTACGCGAGGTCCGCGAGGTCGTCGCTCCGCGGGTCCTCGCGCAGCCAGAGGTCGTGGTCGCGCGTGACTTCGGCGAGGTCGACGTACGCGTCGTCGAACGCGTACTCGAGGCTCCGGACGGCGACGTCCGCCGTGCACTCCTCCTCGCTGTCGCCGACGACGAGGTCGACGCCCGCCTCACGGACTTGCGCCGCAACGTCCTCGTCCCACTGGTGGTGGTCGAACCACCGCACGGAGTCGGCGGTCTCGACGAGCGCCGCTAGCTCGTCCTCGACGTACTCGAACTTGTCCGGGCAGAGGTCACAGACGAACACGTCCAGGCCGGGCTCGCCGTGCTCGGCGACGAGTTCCATGCCGTCCTCGAGGTCGTGCGGGCTCGCCGGCACCAGGCCCGCGTCGCCGTACGCCTCCCGCAGGAGGGCGACGCACGCCAGGCCGTCGGCGTCCGGGTCCGCGACGACCGCGACCGACTGCCCGGCGAGCGCGTCGATCGCCTCGCGCTCGCGTCGCTCCTCGTCGACCTCGTCCGGCACGAAAAAGCCCGTGCCAGGGAGCACCGACTTCCGGGCGAGGGGCATGTCCTCCTCAGCGATGAGAGACTCGTCCATACGAGAGCGAAGCCGTCACGCGGCAAGTAGCCGGCGGTTCGCGACCGCGTCGCCCTCCGCTGCCCGAGGCCGTCGCGACGGTAGCGTCGACTACTACTCCTCCTGGAGCTGGCGTACCGTCAGCACGGGCCTGTCGCACGTCCGCACCACGCGCTCGGCGACGCTCCCCACCAGGAACCGGTTCTCGCCGTGCCGGCCGCGGGTACCGGTCGCGACGAGGTCCGCGTCGACCTCGCGCGCGTACCCCGTGATCTCCGCCGCCGGCCGGCCCTCGCGGACCGCCGTCGTGACGTCGTCCGCCGACGCGAGCGCTTCGACCGTCGACAGCGCGTCCTCGCCGTCCGCTTCGAGCGCGTCCCGGAGTTCGTCCCGCACCGACTCGGGCGAGGACTCCACCTCGGAGGCGTCGACGACGTACAGCGCGTACACGGCCGCATCGAACCGATCGGCGAGATCCAGCGCCACGTGGACCGCTCGCTGCACGCTCTCGGAACCGTCCGTCGCGACGACGACCGAATCGAACATACGCGATGGAAGGACCGGCCGCGGCTTAAACCCACCCGACGCCACGCCGACCCAGTTCGGCGAACGCACGAGGCTTTTTGGTGTCCCGCACCGCACTCCCGGCCATGAGTACGCCCGCGCCAGACGAGGCGCTGTCCGTCGACACCGTCCTCGTCCCCGTCGACGGCAGCGACGAGTCCATCGACGCCGTCGAGTACGCCGTCGCCATCGCAGAGGAGTACGAAGCCAGCGTGTACGCGGTGTACGTCGTCGGCCAGGACGTCGTCCGCGCCGTCGAGGACGGCGCCGTCGACGCCGAGGAGGTGTCCTCGAACAGCACGTCGTTCATGGAGGACGTCGAACCCATCGCCGAAGCACACGGCGTCGCGCTCAATCACTCGACCGCGTACGGGTTCTCGACCACGCGGAAGACCCAGCATCCCGGCAGCGTCGTCCTCGACACCGCCGACGAGGTGGACGCGGACTTCCTCGTCGTCCCTCGCGAACCGATGAGCGAGAGCGGCGACGTCCTCGCGAAAGCCGCCGAGTACGTCCTCCTCTACGCCAGCCAGCCGCTCCTCTCCGTCTGAACGACACCGCGCCATCTGAACGCTACGGAACCGCCGGCCTGAAGGCCCCCGGACGCTTGCTCTGTCAGTTACCCCTCGGGCGAGAGCCGCAGGCTCATCTCGAGTTCGAAGCTCTCGGAGCCGCACGTCTCGAACCCGATGTCGCGGTACAGCGACACGGCGGCGGTGTTCCAGCGTTCGACCGTGAGCCACACGCGGTCGACGCCCACCTGCTCACCGTGGCCGAGGAGCGTCACGAGCAACTCGCGGCCGATGCCGGCGCGCTGGTACTCCTGGAGGACGAAGATCGCGAGCTCGAACGCGTGCTCGCCGGGCTCCCCGTGGGCCTCGTCGGGAACGAGCGTCGCGTGCCCGGCGACGTCGTCGCCGTGGAACGCGGCGACGTTGATACCGTCGTCGAAGATGGCGTCCAACCAGTCGTACACGCGCTCCTCGCCCGCCGGCGGGATGCCCTGCGCGCGGTCCGCCGGGTCGAACGCGACGTACATCTCCGCGACCGCGTCCATGGCGGTCTCGTCCACCGCTTCGAGTCGGATCTCGCGGTCCTCGCGGTCCGCGAACGTCCGCGGCGGCGTCGGGAACCCGCTCGCGGGCTCCTCGGGATACGTGCGATTCCGCGTCATCTGACGAGACGCACCGTCGTCGTTGCGTTCAGGAGGACGAACTCGGTGACGGGACCGAGGCGGATCTTCCCCATCGGGCTCTCCGTGCCGCCGCCGATCGCGAGTTCGTCGAATCCCTCGCGTTCGGCGATGTCGACGAGCGTACTCCCGGCGTGCCCGCCGAGGACCCGCACCTCGACGTCGAGGCCGTGCTCGGCGGCGACCGCTCGCGCTCGCTCCGCGACCGACTCCTGGGAGCGCTCCATGTCGTCCTTCTCGATGACCGCGATGGTGAGGTCGTCGCCGGCGTCCGCCGCACGCTCGACCGTCTTCTCGAGCGCGCGCATGGACTCCTCGCTGCCCGCGACACCCAGCAGTACCTTCATGCTCGCATCCACCGGCGGCGACGGCAAAGTGGTTTCGCCACGCTACGCCTCCGCGACCACAGGCACCCCGTCCGTTCGCGCACCATGCCGACGGCAGGTTAACGCGTGAACCAACCTGGAAGAAACCGGCAGCAATTGACGCATCTCTGGACGGTCGCACGGCCGACCGCCGGTCCACGATCGCCCGTCTCACGGCCTACGGTCGTTCGACCGTCGGGAGGTCTACGACCTCCCCGTCTCGCGGCTCCGCCGCTCGACTACGGTCGAGGAAGTTCCACTTCCTCGCCGTCCGCATACACGGTCGGATCCCGGATGACGCCGTCGGAGTGGATGGGCGCGTCCGTGTCGCCGCCGATGCCGGCGTTGTCCCCGATGGCGATGTGGACAGTGCCCGCGGCCTTCTCGTCGAGGAGCACGGACCCGACGAGCTCGGTCACCGCGACGTTCGTCCCGATGCCGAGTTCGGCGAGGTTGTACACGGCGTCGCCTGCCTCCGCGGCGAGGTCTGCGAACTGCTCGCGGATTTGGGCGTCGGCGATGTCCGTCACTCGTCCGTCCTCGACCTCGAACGCGAGCGTCTGGTCGTCGTCGAGGCGCTCGTACGGCATCATCGTCCCGTCGACGACGAACCGGCCGTTCGCGGTCTCGGGCGCGACGAACACCTCGCCCGCGGGGAGGTTCGAGAAGTCGCCGTCGTCGTGCACCATCCCGGTGTCCGACCGCCACTCGCGCTCGCCTGCCTCGAACGTGATGTCCGTCCCGAGGTCGGTCGTCACGCGGACCTCGTCGGCGTCCGCGACCTGGTCGAGGACGGCCTCGCAGTGCGCGGCGATCTGCGCGTAGTCCGCGTCCAGCCCGGTGACGAACACGTCCTCGGTGATCCCGGGGAGGGTCGCGCCGCGAGCGCCCGCCTCGGTCGCCGCGGAGCGCGCTCGCGTGTGACTCAGGCTCTTCGACGTCGGCGCGAGGAACACGTCAGCCGCTTCCATCGCCGCCGCGACCGCCGCCGGCGGTTCCTCGCCGTGGTTGTCGCCCGGCGGGTACTGGAGGACGGTCGCGTCGTCCGTCGCCTCGAGCGCTGCGTCGTACAGCGCCTCGCCGATGGGACGTCGGTCGTCGTCGGTCACCACGACGACGCTCTCGCCGTCGCCGACGTTCAGGCACTGCTCGATCGCGGTCCGCGCTGGCGCAGCCAGTTCGCTCATGGTCGCCACTGCGGACGGCGACCGATTAGGTGTTGTCGTCTCGGGCCCACCAGCGTCCACGGCCCGACCCCGCCAGCGTCTGCGAACGCTAACTCGTCGGCGAGTGAGGATTCAGCGTGTGTGACGGCGACTCTCGGAACTATTACGGGCGTGGCTGGCGGAGTCTCGCGCATGATACAGGTCGCGGTCAACGGCTACGGCACCATCGGCAAGCGCGTCGCGGACGCCGTCCGCGCACAGCCCGACATGGAGGTCGTCGGCGTCGCGAAGACGCGCCCGAACTTCGAGGCGGAGACGGCCGTCGAGAAGGGCTACCCGCTGTACGCCGCCATCGAGGACCGCATCGAGCTGTTCGACGACGCCGGCATCGAGCTCGCCGGGACCGTCGACGAACTCGTCGCCGAAGCCGACGTCGTCGTCGACGCCTGCCCGTCCGGGGTCGGCGCGGACAACGTCTCGATGTACCGCGAGCACGACACGCCCGCGCTCCTCCAGGGCGGCGAGTCCGCCGACGCCGTCGACGTCAGCTTCAACGCGCGCTCGAACTACGACGACGCCCGCGACGCCGACGTGGTCCGCGTCGTCTCCTGCAACACCACCGGCCTCAGCCGCCTCGTCGCTCCCCTCGAGGAGGCCTACGGCGTCGAGAAGGTGCGCGCGACGCTCGTCCGTCGCGGCGGCGACCCCGCCCAGACCGACCGCGGCCCCATCAACGACATCCTCCCGGATCCCGTCTCGCTCCCGAGCCACCACGGACCGGACGTGAACACGATCTTCCCGGACCTCGACATCGACACGCTCGGCCTCAAGGTCCCCGCGACGCTCATGCACATGCACTCGATCAACGTCACGCTCGCGGACCGCCCGAGCGCCGACGCCGTCCGCGACCTCCTCGAGGACGAATCGCGGACGTTCGTCATCCCCGAACACATGGACATCGACGGAGCGGGCGCGATCAAGGAGTACGCGCAGGACGTCGGCCGGCCGCGCGCTGACGTCTGGGAGAACTGCATCTGGGGCGAATCCATCACGATGGAAGGCGACGACCTGTACCTCTTCCAGGCCATCCACCAGGAGTCCGACGTCGTCCCCGAGAACGTCGACGCCATCCGCGCCGTCCTCGGCACCGACGACCAGCGCGACAGCATCGAACGCACGAACGCCGCAATGGGCATGGGCATCTAACTAGCCGCAGTCTGCCGGTCTCCTCCTGGCTTGCGCCAGCAGGCACGTCGCTGAACAGCCTCCGAGCGGAACCTCCTGACGCCATGTCACTGGCAGATACCTCTCAGGAGATCGGGACGCTGAACGACGACCAGCGCGAGTGCATCGAGAACTGCTTCGAGGCGACCGAGGTGTGCGAGTGGTGCGCCGACGAGTGCCTCGGCGACCCCGACATGGAGGAGTGCGCGCGCCTCTGCCGGGACGTCGTCGACATCGCGTCGCTGCACGCGCGCCTCATGGCCCGGAGCTCGGACTACAGCGGGTCGCTCGCGGAGACGTGCGCGGAGGTCTGCGAGGCCTGCGCCGAGGAGTGCAGCCAGCACGACGCCGACCACTGCCAGGTCTGCGCGGACGTCCTCACCGAGTGCGCCGAGAGCTGCCGGCAGATGGCGAGCTGAGGGCTCAGTCGCCATTCGTTGTGTATCGACCTCGCTGACCGATTCCGTTCGACCGTCCGAGCAGGAGACCCATGCCACCAGACGACGACGCCGAGACCGTCGAGTCGATCGAGACACGCCTCGAGGACCTCGGCCGGTACTCGCGGTTCTCCAGGCTCGGACTCGGCGTCATCGTCGCCGCGTTCGCCGCCGCGGTCGTCGTCCACTTGCCGCGGAACGTCGACTCGACCGCGGCCGCCCTCGACGCCGTCCTCATGCCGACGATCTTCGTCGGCATGGGACTGCTCCTGTTCGCCATCGGGATGCACCTCCACCTCATGCATCTGAACCTGGTCAGGCAACTGCGGGCGGACGGCGGATCCATGGACGACTCGCATGCGGACGACGACGACCGATGATCGACCATCGACGGTGGCCGCAT is part of the Halorubellus sp. JP-L1 genome and harbors:
- a CDS encoding type II glyceraldehyde-3-phosphate dehydrogenase, translated to MIQVAVNGYGTIGKRVADAVRAQPDMEVVGVAKTRPNFEAETAVEKGYPLYAAIEDRIELFDDAGIELAGTVDELVAEADVVVDACPSGVGADNVSMYREHDTPALLQGGESADAVDVSFNARSNYDDARDADVVRVVSCNTTGLSRLVAPLEEAYGVEKVRATLVRRGGDPAQTDRGPINDILPDPVSLPSHHGPDVNTIFPDLDIDTLGLKVPATLMHMHSINVTLADRPSADAVRDLLEDESRTFVIPEHMDIDGAGAIKEYAQDVGRPRADVWENCIWGESITMEGDDLYLFQAIHQESDVVPENVDAIRAVLGTDDQRDSIERTNAAMGMGI
- a CDS encoding DHH family phosphoesterase, producing the protein MDESLIAEEDMPLARKSVLPGTGFFVPDEVDEERREREAIDALAGQSVAVVADPDADGLACVALLREAYGDAGLVPASPHDLEDGMELVAEHGEPGLDVFVCDLCPDKFEYVEDELAALVETADSVRWFDHHQWDEDVAAQVREAGVDLVVGDSEEECTADVAVRSLEYAFDDAYVDLAEVTRDHDLWLREDPRSDDLADLAYWLEPEEYIEIVAEHGAELPADAKELLAERRVEKDALIEKAVDRGEIKEVDGVTVGVTYGRCSQNEVAEAFREQGADASVVVKPAGSASIRGTDEFQRCHEVAAQVNGGGHPKAAGCKPDIYEDMLDYAHHWTTRGATTKQVILDAFGNLDPEDADEADEVDDDESDSEDSSADDE
- a CDS encoding universal stress protein — encoded protein: MKVLLGVAGSEESMRALEKTVERAADAGDDLTIAVIEKDDMERSQESVAERARAVAAEHGLDVEVRVLGGHAGSTLVDIAEREGFDELAIGGGTESPMGKIRLGPVTEFVLLNATTTVRLVR
- a CDS encoding four-helix bundle copper-binding protein; protein product: MSLADTSQEIGTLNDDQRECIENCFEATEVCEWCADECLGDPDMEECARLCRDVVDIASLHARLMARSSDYSGSLAETCAEVCEACAEECSQHDADHCQVCADVLTECAESCRQMAS
- a CDS encoding aminopeptidase, with the protein product MSELAAPARTAIEQCLNVGDGESVVVVTDDDRRPIGEALYDAALEATDDATVLQYPPGDNHGEEPPAAVAAAMEAADVFLAPTSKSLSHTRARSAATEAGARGATLPGITEDVFVTGLDADYAQIAAHCEAVLDQVADADEVRVTTDLGTDITFEAGEREWRSDTGMVHDDGDFSNLPAGEVFVAPETANGRFVVDGTMMPYERLDDDQTLAFEVEDGRVTDIADAQIREQFADLAAEAGDAVYNLAELGIGTNVAVTELVGSVLLDEKAAGTVHIAIGDNAGIGGDTDAPIHSDGVIRDPTVYADGEEVELPRP
- a CDS encoding GNAT family N-acetyltransferase, producing the protein MTRNRTYPEEPASGFPTPPRTFADREDREIRLEAVDETAMDAVAEMYVAFDPADRAQGIPPAGEERVYDWLDAIFDDGINVAAFHGDDVAGHATLVPDEAHGEPGEHAFELAIFVLQEYQRAGIGRELLVTLLGHGEQVGVDRVWLTVERWNTAAVSLYRDIGFETCGSESFELEMSLRLSPEG
- a CDS encoding universal stress protein encodes the protein MFDSVVVATDGSESVQRAVHVALDLADRFDAAVYALYVVDASEVESSPESVRDELRDALEADGEDALSTVEALASADDVTTAVREGRPAAEITGYAREVDADLVATGTRGRHGENRFLVGSVAERVVRTCDRPVLTVRQLQEE
- a CDS encoding lipoate--protein ligase family protein; amino-acid sequence: MPAEHRALVVRGRMPDPDADGAATRTLRDRVADTKQPAVRVWTPHRIVAFGRRDTRSDGYDAAAAAASDRGYEPVERSVGGRAVAYDGETTLAFARFTPVDGVRGGLDERYEALTTDVERALESLGVDAERGEPADSFCPGQHSLRAPSGGKLAGLAQRVTSGAAITSGVLVVANHAELAGVLDAVYHALDVPFDPDSVGSVARTGGPSDPRVVREALEDALVGDREREVVDATDL
- a CDS encoding universal stress protein, whose amino-acid sequence is MSTPAPDEALSVDTVLVPVDGSDESIDAVEYAVAIAEEYEASVYAVYVVGQDVVRAVEDGAVDAEEVSSNSTSFMEDVEPIAEAHGVALNHSTAYGFSTTRKTQHPGSVVLDTADEVDADFLVVPREPMSESGDVLAKAAEYVLLYASQPLLSV